One stretch of Zingiber officinale cultivar Zhangliang chromosome 6B, Zo_v1.1, whole genome shotgun sequence DNA includes these proteins:
- the LOC121992770 gene encoding uncharacterized protein LOC121992770: MTGARALSRTSSGDVRIGGGRGGVGFCGRNFCFAAFILAVVVLTVLVSIYQPADPLLRPPAAASQLTSFLASTSNATFLPDGSVLRTGEDFLNSSSSAAAPFIGISDINSSSSNGAAVVPACDPAAPIDCGDPELFHLLMRAAIEALPDLHFYRFGKPVAVAGDPGSCDIDWRFRPKDAVQPMLYKDFRRFHLSRSPNCAVSVSKIEAFHSGIGARKKADEAANATELVVGEPLEDSLPAVISEAAFAAGRYLLYAGGGDRCKSMNHYLWSFLCALGEAQFLNRTLVMNMDLCLSSMYTGRGQDEEGKDFRFYFDFERLKKSASVIEQGHFWTEWGKRHKQDGLKLYYVDDIKVMPMSLVGVNDSLIMRQFSEVEPDNYWYRVCEGKTESVIQRPWHLLWKSRRLMDIVSAITSRMNWDFDSVHLVRGEKAKNTEIWPNLAADTSLEKLLVTLKDKVEEGRQLYIATREPDTSSFEPLKEAYSTYFLDDFKDLWDENSEWYLESKELNNGVPVEFDGYMRIEVDTEVFLRGKKQLETFNDLTSDCRHGVHTC; this comes from the coding sequence ATGACGGGCGCTCGGGCGTTGAGCCGCACGAGCTCAGGCGACGTCCGCATCGGCGGTGGCCGAGGCGGCGTTGGATTCTGCGGCCGCAACTTTTGCTTCGCCGCCTTCATCCTCGCGGTTGTCGTCTTAACCGTCCTCGTCTCCATCTACCAGCCTGCCGATCCACTCCTCCGACCCCCCGCCGCCGCCTCCCAGCTCACCTCCTTCCTCGCTTCCACCTCCAACGCAACTTTCCTCCCCGACGGCTCGGTCCTCCGCACGGGCGAAGACTTCCTCAATTCCTCTTCTTCCGCTGCCGCTCCATTCATTGGCATAtccgacatcaactccagctcgTCCAATGGCGCCGCCGTCGTCCCCGCCTGTGACCCCGCTGCCCCTATCGACTGCGGAGACCCGGAGCTCTTCCACCTTCTGATGCGGGCTGCCATCGAGGCCCTCCCGGATCTCCACTTCTACCGCTTTGGAAAGCCGGTGGCTGTCGCCGGGGACCCGGGGTCCTGCGACATTGATTGGCGGTTCCGTCCTAAGGACGCCGTCCAACCCATGCTCTATAAAGACTTCCGCCGCTTCCACCTGAGCCGATCCCCAAATTGCGCCGTCTCCGTCTCCAAGATCGAGGCTTTTCACTCGGGCATAGGCGCCCGCAAAAAGGCCGATGAGGCGGCCAACGCGACAGAGCTTGTTGTCGGGGAGCCGCTCGAAGATTCCCTCCCGGCAGTCATTTCCGAGGCTGCTTTCGCTGCAGGCCGATACCTCTTGTACGCGGGCGGCGGTGACCGCTGCAAGAGCATGAACCACTACCTATGGAGCTTCCTCTGCGCACTAGGCGAAGCGCAGTTCTTGAACCGAACTCTGGTCATGAACATGGACCTTTGCCTCTCCTCAATGTACACCGGAAGGGGCCAGGACGAGGAAGGCAAGGACTTCAGGTTCTACTTCGACTTCGAACGCTTGAAGAAATCTGCTTCGGTGATAGAGCAGGGCCATTTCTGGACCGAATGGGGGAAACGGCACAAGCAGGACGGGTTAAAACTCTACTATGTGGACGACATCAAGGTCATGCCCATGTCGCTCGTCGGCGTCAACGACTCATTGATCATGAGGCAGTTCAGCGAGGTCGAGCCGGATAACTACTGGTACAGAGTGTGCGAGGGCAAGACGGAGTCCGTCATCCAACGACCATGGCACCTCTTGTGGAAGTCCCGGAGGTTAATGGACATAGTGTCTGCTATCACGTCGAGGATGAACTGGGACTTCGATTCGGTTCACCTCGTAAGAGGGGAGAAGGCGAAGAACACCGAGATCTGGCCCAACCTCGCTGCTGATACTTCACTGGAGAAGCTTCTTGTTACGCTCAAGGATAAGGTTGAGGAGGGAAGGCAGTTGTACATTGCCACCAGGGAGCCTGATACTTCCTCGTTTGAGCCTTTGAAGGAGGCGTATTCAACATACTTCCTTGATGATTTCAAGGACTTATGGGATGAGAACAGTGAGTGGTATTTAGAGTCCAAGGAGCTCAATAATGGTGTTCCTGTGGAATTTGATGGCTACATGAGAATTGAGGTGGACACTGAAGTGTTCTTGAGGGGGAAGAAGCAATTGGAGACTTTCAATGACCTCACCAGTGATTGCAGGCATGGTGTTCATACCTGTTGA
- the LOC121992769 gene encoding pentatricopeptide repeat-containing protein At2g33760-like, protein MKLSPSPARGIVVAARPSTHSPTYEALLRAGPRLRPLQQVHARIVVVGLHRTRSLVTKLLTLALSSSSSASVAAYARALFLSVPDPDAFLFSSFIAAAARSGRPADAIAFYRRMSAAGFDPSNYTFTSVVKACADLAASRTGRVVHSRSLVEGFESDGFVQTALVVFYAKSANLHIARKLFDRIPKRTVVAWNAMIAGYEQNGLAEEAVVTFRKMQEAGEEPDSTTLVSLLSACSHIGAFNLGQWVNDYIEHKGLKVNVVLGTSLIHMYARCGHVEKARKVFDEMPERNIVTWTAMMSGYGMHGHGQQAIELFQQMRLSGLLPNDVTFVAILSACAHAGLICEGREAFVSMKLDYGLVPRVEHQACMVDMLGRAGLLDEAMRFIRIDMEGKASAEVWTAMLGACKMHKNLRLATMAAEQLLAIEPENPAHYVLLSNIYASVGRMDQVEKIRDLMIDRQLMKQIGYSSIEIDEVPYVFRMGDASHRQTMEIYRYLDGLMDKIKEAGYLPETGAALHELEEEEREVALRFHSEKLAVAFGLMTTSQSTIIKIFKNLRMCGDCHSAFKFISLVSRRAIVVRDNRRFHHFEQGFCSCQDYW, encoded by the coding sequence ATGAAACTGAGTCCGTCTCCCGCTCGCGGAATTGTTGTAGCAGCACGTCCCTCGACGCACTCCCCAACCTACGAAGCGCTCCTCCGCGCCGGGCCCCGCCTCCGCCCTTTGCAGCAGGTTCACGCTCGCATCGTCGTCGTCGGCCTCCACCGCACCCGCTCCCTCGTCACCAAGCTCCTCACCCTCGCCCTTTCGTCGTCCTCCTCCGCATCCGTCGCGGCCTACGCCCGCGCGCTCTTCCTTTCAGTACCCGACCCGGATGCCTTCCTCTTCAGCTCCTTCATCGCAGCCGCTGCAAGATCCGGACGTCCTGCCGACGCCATCGCCTTCTACCGCCGAATGTCCGCCGCCGGGTTTGATCCTTCGAATTACACCTTCACCTCCGTCGTCAAAGCCTGCGCCGATCTCGCCGCGTCCAGGACTGGCCGAGTTGTGCACTCGAGGTCCCTGGTCGAGGGGTTCGAGTCCGATGGGTTCGTTCAGACGGCGTTGGTGGTTTTCTACGCCAAGTCGGCGAACTTGCACATTGCACGGAAGCTATTCGACAGAATTCCTAAGAGGACCGTCGTTGCTTGGAACGCGATGATTGCTGGGTACGAACAGAACGGGCTCGCCGAGGAAGCTGTTGTCACCTTTCGAAAGATGCAGGAGGCAGGCGAGGAGCCGGATTCAACCACTCTGGTGAGCTTGCTGTCTGCTTGCTCTCATATCGGAGCCTTCAATCTTGGCCAGTGGGTGAATGACTATATAGAACACAAAGGTTTGAAGGTCAATGTGGTCCTTGGCACTTCACTAATCCACATGTATGCTCGGTGCGGACATGTAGAAAAGGCTCGAAAGGTGTTCGATGAAATGCCAGAAAGAAACATAGTTACTTGGACCGCAATGATGTCAGGGTATGGGATGCATGGACATGGACAGCAAGCGATCGAACTCTTTCAGCAGATGAGATTAAGTGGTCTGTTGCCCAATGATGTAACATTTGTAGCGATCCTATCTGCTTGTGCACATGCAGGACTCATATGCGAGGGACGGGAGGCCTTTGTGTCTATGAAGCTAGACTACGGTCTGGTGCCGCGGGTGGAGCACCAGGCTTGCATGGTGGACATGCTCGGCCGAGCTGGGCTCCTGGATGAAGCAATGCGTTTCATAAGGATAGACATGGAAGGGAAGGCAAGCGCCGAAGTATGGACCGCCATGCTCGGGGCCTGCAAAATGCACAAGAACTTGAGACTTGCAACAATGGCGGCGGAGCAACTTCTTGCTATCGAACCTGAGAATCCTGCACACTATGTTCTGCTGTCGAACATATATGCGTCGGTTGGCAGGATGGATCAGGTGGAGAAGATAAGAGACTTAATGATCGACAGGCAATTGATGAAACAAATCGGGTATAGCTCGATAGAGATTGACGAAGTGCCCTATGTCTTCCGCATGGGAGATGCATCTCACCGACAGACCATGGAAATCTACAGGTATTTGGATGGATTGATGGATAAGATCAAGGAAGCAGGCTATTTGCCGGAAACTGGTGCGGCATTGCACGAACTggaggaagaggaaagggaaGTTGCACTCAGATTCCACAGCGAGAAGTTGGCCGTGGCATTTGGGCTCATGACTACCTCTCAGAGTACAATCATTAAGATTTTTAAGAACTTGAGGATGTGCGGCGATTGCCATTCAGCTTTCAAGTTCATATCGCTTGTGTCGAGGAGAGCAATTGTTGTCAGAGATAACCGTCGGTTTCATCATTTTGAACAGGGCTTTTGTTCTTGTCAAGATTATTGGTAA